The proteins below are encoded in one region of Corvus hawaiiensis isolate bCorHaw1 chromosome 3, bCorHaw1.pri.cur, whole genome shotgun sequence:
- the CAPN11 gene encoding calpain-11 — MMPFGGMAARVQRDRLRAEGLGQHNNAIKYLSQDYEALKQQCIESGTLFRDPQFPAGPSALGFKELGPHSSKTRGVEWKRPSELVDDPQFIVGGATRTDICQGALGDCWLLAAIGSLTLNEELLHRVVPHGQSFQEDYAGIFHFQIWQFGEWVDVVVDDQLPTKDGELLFVHSAECTEFWSALLEKAYAKLNGCYESLSGGSTTEGFEDFTGGVAEMYDLKRPPRNMGHIIRKALERGSLLGCSIDITSAFDMEAVTFKKLVKGHAYSVTAFRDVNYRGQPEQLIRIRNPWGQVEWTGAWSDGSSEWNNIDPDEREELQLKMEDGEFWMSFRDFMREFSRLEICNLTPDALTKDELSRWHTQVFEGTWRRGSTAGGCRNHPATFWINPQFKIKLLEEDDDPGDDEVACSFLVALMQKHRRRERRVGGDMHTIGFAVYEVPEEAQGMQNVHLKKDFFLRNQSRARSETFINLREVSNQIRLPPGEYIIVPSTFEPHKEADFVLRVFTEKQSDTAELDEEISADLADEEEITEDDIEDSFKNMFQQLAGEDMEISVFELRTILNRVISRHKDLKTDGFSLDSCRNMVNLMDKDGSARLGLVEFQILWNKIRSWLTIFRQYDLDKSGTMSSYEMRMALESAGFKLNNKLHQVVVARYADSDMGVDFDNFVCCLLKLETMFRFFRSMDAEGTGTAVMNLSEWLLLTMCG, encoded by the exons ATGATGCCCTTTGGTGGGATGGCTGCTCGTGTGCAGAGAGACCGCCTGAGAGCCGAGGGGCTTGGCCAGCACAACAACGCCATCAAGTACCTCAGCCAGGACTATGAGGCCCTCAAGCAGCAGTGCATTGAGAGCGGCACCCTCTTCAGGGATCCCCAGTTCCCAGCCGGCCCCTCTGCCCTCGGATTCAAGGAGCTGGGGCCACACTCCAGTAAGACGCGGGGAGTAGAGTGGAAGCGTCCGTCG GAATTAGTGGATGACCCTCAGTTCATCGTTGGCGGTGCCACCCGGACGGACATCTGCCAGGGGGCTCTGG gcgactgctggctgctggctgccatTGGCTCCCTCACACTCAACGAGGAGCTCCTGCACCGCGTGGTGCCCCACGGACAGAGCTTCCAGGAGGACTATGCTGGCATCTTTCACTTCCAG ATCTGGCAGTTTGGTGAGTGGGTGGATGTGGTGGTGGATGACCAGCTGCCCACCAAGGATGGGGAACTTCTGTTTGTCCACTCGGCAGAGTGCACCGAGTTCTGGAGTGCTCTGCTGGAGAAGGCCTATGCCAA GCTGAATGGCTGCTACGAGTCGCTCTCGGGGGGCAGCACCACCGAGGGCTTTGAGGACTTCACGGGCGGCGTGGCAGAGATGTACGACCTGAAGCGGCCACCGCGCAACATGGGCCACATCATCCGCAAGGCGCTGGAGAGGGGGTCCCTTCTGGGCTGCTCCATCGAC ATCACAAGTGCCTTTGATATGGAAGCAGTGACCTTCAagaagctggtgaagggccATGCCTATTCTGTCACAGCCTTCAGAGAT GTGAACTACCGGGGTCAGCCGGAACAACTCATCCGCATCAGGAACCCCTGGGGTCAGGTGGAGTGGACTGGAGCCTGGAGTGATGG ctcctctgagTGGAACAACATTGACCCCGACgagagggaagagctgcagctgaagaTGGAGGATGGAGAGTTCTG GATGTCTTTCCGGGACTTCATGAGGGAGTTCTCCAGGCTGGAGATCTGCAACCTGACCCCCGATGCCCTCACCAAGGACGAGCTCAGCAGATGGCACACGCAGGTGTTCGAGGGCACGTGGCGCCGGGGGAGcactgctgggggctgcaggaatCACCCAG CCACATTCTGGATCAACCCCCAGTTTAAGATCAAGTTGCTGGAAGAAGATGATGACCCTGGGGACGATGAGGTGGCCTGCAGCTTCCTGGTGGCTCTGATGCAGAAGCACCgtcggcgggagcggcgggtgGGAGGTGACATGCACACCATCGGCTTTGCTGTCTACGAG GTTCCTGAGGAG GCCCAGGGCATGCAGAATGTGCACTTGAAGAAGGACTTCTTCCTGCGAAACCAGTCCCGGGCACGGTCGGAGACCTTCATCAACCTGCGGGAAGTGAGCAACCAGATCCGGCTGCCCCCGGGCGAGTACATCATTGTGCCCTCCACCTTCGAACCGCACAAGGAGGCCGACTTCGTCCTGCGCGTCTTCACCGAGAAGCAGTCGGACACGGC GGAGCTGGATGAGGAGATCTCAGCAGATCTGGCAGATGAG GAGGAAATAACTGAGGATGACATAGAGGACAGCTTCAAGAACATGttccagcagctggcaggggag GACATGGAAATCAGTGTCTTTGAGCTTCGGACTATTCTGAACAGAGTCATCTCTAGAC aCAAAGATCTGAAAACAGATGGGTTCAGCCTGGACTCCTGCCGCAACATGGTCAACCTGATGGAT aaaGACGGCAGTGCCCGCCTTGGGCTGGTGGAATTCCAGATCCTGTGGAACAAGATCCGGAGCTGGCTg ACGATCTTCCGCCAGTACGACCTGGATAAGTCAGGCACCATGAGCTCCTATGAGATGCGCATGGCTCTAGAGTCAGCCG GTTTCAAGCTGAACAACAAGCTGCATCAGGTAGTGGTGGCCCGCTATGCAGACAGTGACATGGGCGTGGACTTTGACAACTTTGTCTGCTGCCTCCTGAAGCTGGAGACCATGTTCA GGTTCTTCCGTAGCATGGATGCTGaaggcactggcactgctgtcATGAACCTTTCTGAG tggctgctgctgacGATGTGTGGCTAG